One region of Actinomycetota bacterium genomic DNA includes:
- a CDS encoding ABC transporter ATP-binding protein, with protein sequence MLTVDGLTSGYGSLPVLHGISFEVQQGETAVLLGLNGAGKTTTALNLCGAVRPWSGAIFFDGQDATRWNTPRAVENGIVLVPEGRRVFPDLNVAKNLQVGAWSQRKAHGWMEEQRERVYDYFPRLRERETQLAGTLSGGEQQMLAIGRGLMANPRLLIIDEASLGLAPVIVQDVFDIVRQINEDGVTVIMIEQNVGALTVADVGLVMEQGTIIAEVRGEELEDPTRLREIFLG encoded by the coding sequence CCTGCACGGTATCAGCTTCGAGGTGCAGCAGGGCGAGACGGCGGTGCTGCTCGGACTCAACGGCGCCGGCAAGACCACGACGGCGCTGAACTTGTGCGGGGCGGTGAGGCCCTGGAGCGGCGCGATCTTCTTCGACGGCCAGGACGCGACCCGCTGGAACACGCCTCGGGCCGTCGAGAACGGCATCGTCCTCGTCCCCGAGGGCCGGCGCGTGTTCCCCGATCTCAACGTCGCCAAGAACCTGCAGGTCGGGGCGTGGTCACAGCGCAAGGCCCACGGCTGGATGGAGGAGCAGCGCGAGCGTGTCTACGACTACTTCCCGCGCCTGCGCGAGCGCGAGACACAGCTCGCTGGGACGCTGTCGGGCGGGGAGCAGCAGATGCTGGCCATCGGGCGTGGACTGATGGCCAACCCCAGGCTCCTGATCATCGACGAGGCCTCCCTCGGCCTCGCCCCCGTCATCGTGCAGGACGTGTTCGACATCGTGCGTCAGATCAACGAGGACGGCGTGACCGTCATCATGATCGAGCAGAACGTGGGTGCCCTGACCGTGGCCGATGTCGGGCTGGTGATGGAGCAGGGCACGATCATCGCCGAGGTCCGGGGCGAGGAACTCGAGGATCCCACCCGACTGCGCGAGATCTTCCTGGGGTGA